One Ananas comosus cultivar F153 linkage group 1, ASM154086v1, whole genome shotgun sequence DNA window includes the following coding sequences:
- the LOC109727367 gene encoding non-specific lipid transfer protein GPI-anchored 1-like, translating to MTHLSMKLKAMWGLLLMLCLLRVALCDDTSIENRCGNEITKLTNCLDFATGKTSEPAGSCCGSVSDIRQRDAVCLCFIVQQTHDGSPGFKSLGLQFPRMLALPGDCKIANSSITECPSKNSTTNSPASRSFNLKLLLLLPQTTLHNMSSLTRLLCNDLE from the coding sequence ATGACACATCTGTCTATGAAGCTAAAAGCCATGTGGGGTCTCCTCCTCATGCTGTGTTTACTAAGGGTGGCCTTGTGTGACGATACATCCATTGAAAATAGATGCGGAAATGAGATCACAAAGTTGACCAATTGCTTAGACTTCGCGACTGGGAAGACCAGCGAGCCGGCAGGATCGTGCTGCGGTTCGGTGTCGGACATCCGGCAGCGAGATGCGGTCTGCCTCTGCTTCATCGTCCAGCAGACGCACGACGGATCGCCGGGATTTAAGAGCCTTGGATTGCAGTTCCCGCGGATGCTTGCGCTCCCGGGGGATTGCAAGATTGCTAACTCCAGCATCACTGAATGCCCAAGTAAGAATTCCACAACTAATAGCCCCGCAAGCAGAAGCTttaatttgaagcttttgcttctgCTGCCGCAAACAACACTTCATAATATGTCGTCGTTAACGCGGCTGTTGTGCAATGATCTAGAATGA
- the LOC109718271 gene encoding HVA22-like protein e (The sequence of the model RefSeq protein was modified relative to this genomic sequence to represent the inferred CDS: added 21 bases not found in genome assembly) has translation MKNMGKLWTFFTHLHSLVGPTITLIYPLYASVVAIESPSKVDDDQWLAYWILYSLLTLFEMLAEPILYWVPIWYHIKVAFVAWLVLPQFRGASFIYEKFVREQLKKHGPKLGIDHGHGTHTPHPKGEEAVK, from the exons atgaaaaatatgggTAAATTATGGACCTTCTTCACCCACCTCCATTCGCTCGTAGG CCCAACCATTACGCTCATATACCCCCT GTATGCGTCGGTGGTGGCGATCGAGAGCCCGTCGAAGGTCGACGACGACCAGTGGCTGGCCTACTGGATCTTGTACTCCCTCCTCACTCTCTTTGAGATGCTTGCTGAGCCCATCTTATActg gGTGCCAATATGGTATCATATAAAGGTGGCGTTTGTGGCATGGTTGGTGCTCCCGCAGTTCAGGGGTGCATCCTTCATCTACGAGAAGTTTGTTCGGGAACAACTCAAAAAACATGGACCAAAATTGGGCATAGATCATGGCCATGGGACCCACACCCCCCACCCCAag
- the LOC109727444 gene encoding uncharacterized protein LOC109727444, with protein MKRYKRRKQFNIIPTLLKYLVGVLLLGLFLSSPLWLPKLSSSLNLFVVVVLPNVAASLFGPKCLFVVCNLIVVFLVSESRLSGTYSMPDMYEEFVRRTAVGSRTSSNSTTVADKRGSAFMQIGLVGGVEEGEGKGGGEVEGVEGGCCWEMEEEDDEDLVHEWNRRFEDFIARVRKQRRLEAKRMPLCYCYG; from the coding sequence ATGAAGAGGTACAAGAGGAGGAAACAATTCAATATTATTCCAACTCTCCTCAAGTACTTGGTGGGAGTTTTACTTCTTGGGCTGTTCCTCTCTAGCCCCCTCTGGCTCCCCAAGTTGAGCTCATCTCTCAacctcttcgtcgtcgtcgtcctcccgAACGTAGCCGCAAGTCTCTTCGGGCCGAAGTGCTTATTCGTCGTGTGCAACCTCATCGTCGTGTTCCTCGTGAGCGAGTCGAGGCTGTCGGGAACTTATTCGATGCCCGACATGTACGAAGAGTTCGTGAGGAGGACCGCGGTTGGATCGAGGACTTCTTCGAATTCGACGACAGTTGCGGACAAGAGGGGGAGTGCTTTCATGCAAATTGGTTTGGTTGGAGGtgtggaggagggagaagggaaAGGTGGTGGAGAAGTTGAAGGGGTGGAGGGAGGGTGTTGCTGGGAaatggaggaagaggatgatGAGGACTTGGTTCATGAGTGGAATAGGAGATTTGAGGACTTCATTGCAAGAGTTAGGAAGCAAAGGAGGCTTGAAGCTAAGAGAATGCCACTTTGTTACTGTTATGGGTGA